The Martelella sp. AD-3 genome includes a region encoding these proteins:
- a CDS encoding ABC transporter permease, with protein sequence MFAFLVRRLLSLIPVLLLVLVIVFSLVRMIPGDPAVTLLGPGATDSQIAALRAQLDLDQPALLQFWNYLVGLLHGDMGNSLKSGRPVLDEIMLRLPATLEISVTAVLVAVLIGIPIGVISATRANSGFDHTVRVISLTGVSMPAFLLALLLQLIFATWLGWLPVSGRMSSYIFVDRVTGFSIIDAALSGEPGAVGSAIAHMILPTTVLAVFLAATLGRFVRSTMLEVMDEDFVRTARAKGLSQRDVVYTHALRNSLLPAITVVGLKFAEMLGGAILTETIFSWPGIGRFMYEAIRNRDYPVIQGATLVFALMFMLTSVLVDILYALLDPRVRRKMS encoded by the coding sequence ATGTTTGCATTTCTTGTGCGGCGATTGCTGTCATTGATCCCCGTCCTGCTGCTTGTACTGGTGATCGTCTTTTCGCTGGTGCGCATGATCCCGGGCGATCCGGCTGTCACCCTGCTCGGTCCCGGCGCTACGGACAGCCAGATTGCGGCTCTCCGGGCGCAGCTGGATCTCGATCAACCCGCGCTTCTGCAGTTCTGGAACTATCTGGTTGGCCTGTTGCACGGCGATATGGGCAACTCGCTGAAAAGCGGACGGCCGGTTCTCGACGAGATCATGCTTCGCCTGCCGGCAACGCTGGAAATCTCCGTCACCGCCGTCCTGGTCGCCGTGCTGATCGGTATTCCGATTGGCGTGATTTCGGCAACCCGCGCCAATTCCGGCTTCGACCACACGGTTCGCGTCATTTCCCTGACAGGCGTTTCGATGCCGGCCTTTCTGCTGGCGCTGCTGCTTCAGCTGATTTTCGCCACATGGCTCGGCTGGCTGCCGGTCTCCGGCCGCATGTCCTCCTATATTTTTGTTGATCGCGTTACCGGTTTCTCGATCATCGATGCTGCGCTTTCCGGCGAGCCGGGCGCCGTCGGCAGCGCCATTGCGCATATGATCCTGCCAACCACCGTACTTGCCGTCTTTCTTGCTGCCACGCTTGGCCGGTTCGTGCGTTCGACCATGCTGGAAGTGATGGACGAGGACTTTGTCCGCACCGCCCGCGCGAAGGGGCTGAGCCAGCGCGACGTCGTCTATACGCATGCATTGCGTAATTCGCTGCTGCCAGCAATCACGGTGGTCGGTCTGAAGTTTGCCGAAATGCTCGGCGGTGCAATCCTCACGGAAACCATCTTCTCCTGGCCCGGCATCGGTCGCTTCATGTACGAAGCCATCCGCAACCGCGACTATCCCGTCATCCAGGGGGCGACGCTGGTCTTCGCGCTGATGTTCATGCTGACCTCGGTCCTGGTCGATATTCTCTATGCGCTGCTTGACCCGCGCGTTCGCCGGAAAATGAGCTGA
- a CDS encoding ABC transporter permease, protein MQELTTFLRNNTLALVGTIVLGVLLIAIAIGPFFLPSPLTIDMAVKLQPPSFLHPMGTDNFGRDMLSRVLNGGRYTLAIGVFVVAIAFAVGVFFGLVAGFAGGFVDTIIMRVVDAILSFPALVLAIALAAAFGPSLQNAMLAVAITLAPQFARVARAQALGVSSRLYVEAAHALGLPRARILNRYILVNSIGPLLVQASLAFGSAILQTSALGFLGLGAQPPMPEWGADVSANLSFVRSSPWTVFAPGFAILITVLSFNLIGDSLADWFNPRRRSAA, encoded by the coding sequence ATGCAAGAACTGACCACATTTTTGAGGAACAATACCCTCGCTCTTGTCGGAACCATCGTGCTCGGCGTGCTTTTGATTGCGATTGCCATCGGGCCGTTTTTCCTGCCGTCGCCATTGACGATCGATATGGCCGTCAAGCTGCAGCCGCCATCCTTCTTGCATCCGATGGGCACCGACAACTTTGGACGAGACATGCTCTCGCGGGTTCTGAACGGTGGTCGCTACACGCTGGCGATCGGCGTATTCGTAGTGGCGATCGCCTTTGCCGTCGGTGTGTTCTTCGGCCTTGTTGCGGGCTTTGCCGGTGGCTTCGTCGATACCATCATCATGCGCGTTGTCGACGCGATCCTGTCGTTTCCCGCGCTGGTTCTGGCCATTGCGCTTGCTGCCGCTTTCGGTCCCAGCCTGCAGAATGCGATGCTGGCCGTTGCCATCACGCTTGCGCCGCAGTTTGCTCGCGTTGCCCGTGCGCAGGCACTCGGTGTTTCCTCACGGCTTTATGTCGAGGCGGCTCATGCGCTCGGCCTGCCACGCGCCAGGATCCTGAACCGTTATATTCTGGTCAATTCGATCGGTCCGCTTCTGGTGCAGGCGTCTCTCGCCTTTGGCAGCGCGATTTTGCAGACCTCGGCGCTTGGCTTTCTCGGGCTCGGCGCGCAACCGCCCATGCCGGAATGGGGCGCGGATGTCTCGGCCAATCTCAGTTTCGTCCGGTCCAGCCCCTGGACGGTCTTTGCTCCGGGCTTTGCAATCCTGATCACGGTTTTGTCCTTCAACCTTATCGGTGACTCGCTCGCCGACTGGTTCAATCCGCGCCGCAGGAGTGCAGCATGA
- a CDS encoding ABC transporter substrate-binding protein: MITIALEKIDFLPADRVTDDASILTLKNLVMEPMLRWENGAARPGLFEKWSISEDGCKWTLTLREGATYHDGTAVIAEDARRFIEAICDARDMFGMPWSYARYLEGATIRAEGPTLEITTPKPFPDLPDILSEFYLPKLDAEGRPTLGTGPWRVEAFERGEAVVVKHGDGRSLTLVAVADPQARLAALQTHEVDLATHLERLETPIRALAGHVWHEQATTMSVIAYMNGREGAFVDPALRLAANLAIDRDRLIKTVMGGLGVPAKTIVSPFHNGMNEAFAEIPHDPERAAGLVRKAGTAPAVTLRTPLYMPERAPEIAAFIKDSLEAVGFAVTIDVAEDRPSYARQLGEKKTGDLAIFDSSPHSTFRVLDDKISSRSRAVWWQGVVDETADALFEDARRIVDAEARAGAYSRLLRHLGENPHWLYLFHPIDCMAHKPGVEGFSLDPKGILRVA, encoded by the coding sequence ATGATTACAATCGCGCTCGAGAAGATCGATTTTCTGCCGGCAGACAGAGTAACCGATGATGCCAGCATCCTGACGCTGAAAAACCTGGTCATGGAGCCCATGTTGCGCTGGGAAAACGGTGCGGCTCGCCCCGGCCTTTTCGAAAAATGGTCGATTTCTGAAGATGGATGCAAGTGGACGCTCACCTTGCGTGAAGGCGCGACCTATCACGACGGCACGGCCGTCATCGCAGAGGATGCAAGGCGTTTCATTGAAGCGATCTGTGATGCACGTGACATGTTTGGCATGCCCTGGTCCTATGCGCGCTATCTTGAAGGCGCGACAATCCGCGCAGAGGGACCGACGCTTGAGATTACAACACCGAAGCCCTTTCCCGACCTGCCCGATATCCTGTCCGAATTCTATCTGCCGAAGCTGGACGCGGAAGGGCGGCCGACGCTGGGTACGGGGCCGTGGCGCGTGGAAGCGTTTGAACGCGGCGAAGCCGTCGTCGTAAAGCATGGCGATGGACGAAGCCTGACGCTTGTGGCCGTCGCCGACCCGCAGGCGCGGCTTGCGGCGCTTCAGACGCATGAGGTAGACCTTGCCACGCATCTGGAAAGGCTTGAAACGCCGATCCGCGCGCTTGCCGGCCATGTCTGGCACGAGCAGGCCACCACCATGTCCGTGATTGCCTACATGAACGGGCGGGAAGGGGCGTTTGTTGACCCTGCGCTGCGTCTTGCTGCCAATCTGGCAATTGACCGGGATCGGTTGATCAAGACCGTGATGGGCGGCCTCGGCGTGCCTGCGAAGACCATCGTCAGTCCGTTTCACAATGGCATGAACGAGGCGTTTGCGGAGATTCCCCACGATCCCGAGCGTGCAGCAGGTCTGGTTCGTAAAGCTGGTACAGCGCCTGCCGTTACGCTGCGAACGCCGCTTTACATGCCGGAGCGAGCGCCCGAGATCGCAGCCTTTATCAAGGATAGTCTCGAAGCGGTGGGCTTTGCCGTCACCATCGATGTCGCTGAAGACCGGCCAAGCTATGCGCGGCAGCTTGGCGAGAAGAAAACCGGCGATCTCGCGATCTTCGATTCTTCGCCGCACAGCACCTTTCGTGTGCTGGATGACAAAATATCGAGCCGCTCGCGGGCCGTCTGGTGGCAAGGCGTTGTGGACGAAACTGCCGATGCGCTGTTTGAGGATGCGCGGCGGATCGTTGACGCGGAAGCGCGCGCCGGAGCCTATAGCCGGCTTCTTCGCCATCTCGGCGAGAACCCGCACTGGCTCTACCTTTTTCACCCGATTGATTGCATGGCGCACAAGCCCGGCGTCGAGGGCTTCAGCCTCGATCCCAAGGGCATTTTGCGCGTTGCCTGA
- a CDS encoding VOC family protein, which yields MTTLPKECAITFFYYEDILAVAPFYEEVLELELVLDQGLARIYRIAGNAYFGIVDGNKGHIKHQPKSAALLTIVTEEVEAWHEKLKKIGVTGLSEMLRGNYCEHFFFEDPAGYAVEIQRFHNPEVAKLFK from the coding sequence ATGACGACTTTGCCGAAAGAATGCGCCATTACGTTTTTCTATTACGAGGACATTCTGGCCGTGGCGCCTTTTTACGAAGAGGTGCTCGAACTGGAACTTGTTCTCGATCAGGGCCTGGCGCGCATCTACCGCATTGCCGGCAATGCCTATTTTGGCATTGTTGATGGCAACAAGGGGCATATCAAGCATCAGCCCAAAAGTGCGGCCCTGCTGACGATCGTGACCGAAGAGGTCGAAGCCTGGCATGAAAAGCTGAAAAAGATTGGCGTGACCGGGCTTTCCGAAATGCTGCGCGGTAATTACTGCGAGCACTTCTTTTTCGAGGATCCCGCCGGCTATGCCGTCGAGATTCAGCGTTTTCATAATCCGGAAGTCGCCAAGCTTTTCAAATGA
- a CDS encoding formylglycine-generating enzyme family protein, with protein MELGEAASSSFAWVRDYRRAAELKAMSVDEIVRKVTTGPEVWSGPLSLYCRSVVPGTQRAQALARALAAIDCGLSVLISAGVLCARLSEEAEIVTERLAEAIAAGGAPARLRRSAGETLARLGDPRDLRELVAVTAGTYDMGGEIHPNSEPAHSAPVGSFRIGRYPVVNSDYSRFIEETGRNWSSMSGRQPERASHPATDLTWHDARAYCQWLTERWRRESRIGEDEVVRLPMEREWEAAARGQQGKFYPWGNDWEPEHANGEETGFNDICTVGLFPEGRSDFGCDDMAGQAWEWCTTLWGPDMTKPDFAFPWAGDGREALEAPGNIRRVLRGGCFSSPDWKANGVYRGSLEPAGSWRGNGFRIVVSSER; from the coding sequence ATGGAACTCGGCGAGGCTGCGTCATCGTCTTTTGCATGGGTGCGCGACTATCGGCGCGCGGCTGAACTCAAGGCGATGTCCGTCGATGAGATCGTGCGAAAGGTGACGACGGGCCCTGAAGTATGGTCCGGTCCACTTTCCCTTTATTGCCGGTCGGTGGTGCCGGGCACACAGCGGGCGCAAGCGCTGGCGCGCGCTTTGGCCGCCATTGACTGCGGGCTTTCTGTCCTGATTTCGGCGGGTGTGCTGTGTGCCCGGCTGAGTGAAGAGGCTGAAATCGTCACCGAAAGGCTGGCAGAGGCGATCGCAGCGGGCGGCGCGCCGGCACGGCTTCGTCGAAGTGCCGGTGAAACACTCGCGCGCCTGGGTGATCCGCGTGACTTGCGCGAGCTTGTTGCGGTCACTGCCGGGACCTACGATATGGGCGGTGAGATCCATCCGAACTCGGAGCCTGCCCATAGCGCGCCGGTCGGTTCATTCCGGATAGGGCGTTATCCGGTGGTCAATTCCGACTATAGCCGTTTCATCGAAGAAACCGGTCGCAACTGGTCGAGCATGAGCGGGCGTCAGCCAGAACGCGCGTCTCACCCGGCGACCGATCTGACCTGGCATGATGCGCGTGCCTATTGTCAATGGTTGACCGAGCGCTGGCGGCGGGAGAGCCGCATTGGCGAAGACGAGGTTGTTCGCCTGCCCATGGAACGCGAATGGGAAGCTGCCGCTCGGGGCCAACAGGGCAAATTCTATCCCTGGGGCAATGACTGGGAGCCGGAGCATGCCAATGGCGAGGAAACCGGCTTCAACGATATCTGTACGGTCGGTCTCTTTCCCGAAGGCCGTTCGGATTTTGGCTGCGACGACATGGCCGGTCAGGCCTGGGAATGGTGCACCACGCTCTGGGGACCGGATATGACAAAGCCGGACTTTGCTTTCCCATGGGCCGGTGATGGTCGGGAGGCGCTTGAGGCGCCGGGGAATATTCGCCGTGTTCTGCGCGGCGGCTGTTTCTCAAGCCCCGACTGGAAGGCCAACGGTGTCTATCGGGGCTCTCTGGAACCGGCCGGCTCCTGGCGCGGAAACGGCTTTCGCATTGTCGTCTCTTCAGAACGATAA
- a CDS encoding aldose epimerase family protein, with protein sequence MAGHTIAHAVIGEIDGQAVDAYRLKGGDTEIEVMTYGAILRRVMRPDRNGTIEDIVIGYDDPADYVTKPGNAGAICGRLSNRLAFGRFTLDGVDYQLPANSGPHHLHGGLPGFGKRFWKAEPDPEINAVTFRIGSPDGDQGYPGALDASVTYRVDDGGALAIEMEAVTDRATILNIIHHGYWNLAGHTSGSVENQHLRLLCDGYTAVSEDKIPSGEIVAVAGTPYDFTEMHPIGDRIGETWPGVGYDHNLCVARYDGAMRLVAEAEDPESGRGFQLFANQPGVQFYTAGHYQAQPTEGKSGALYREFAGFALETQAYPDSPNHENFPSVVLRPGETYRHLMRFDFTVKQ encoded by the coding sequence TTGGCCGGTCACACAATTGCACATGCCGTCATCGGCGAAATCGACGGACAGGCGGTCGATGCCTATCGCCTGAAGGGCGGCGACACTGAAATCGAGGTGATGACCTATGGCGCGATCCTGCGTCGGGTCATGCGCCCGGATCGCAACGGCACGATCGAGGACATCGTCATCGGCTATGACGATCCGGCCGATTATGTGACGAAACCCGGCAATGCCGGCGCCATCTGCGGCAGGCTTTCCAACAGGCTCGCTTTTGGCAGGTTCACGCTCGACGGCGTCGATTATCAGCTTCCGGCGAATTCCGGCCCGCACCACCTGCATGGCGGGCTCCCCGGTTTCGGCAAGCGTTTCTGGAAGGCCGAGCCCGACCCGGAGATCAATGCCGTCACCTTCCGTATCGGGAGCCCGGACGGCGATCAGGGCTATCCCGGCGCGCTCGATGCAAGCGTGACATACCGTGTCGATGACGGCGGCGCGCTTGCCATCGAGATGGAAGCGGTCACGGATCGGGCCACCATTCTCAACATCATCCATCACGGCTACTGGAACCTTGCCGGTCATACCAGCGGCAGCGTCGAGAACCAGCATCTGCGCCTGCTCTGCGACGGCTATACGGCGGTGAGCGAGGACAAGATTCCGTCAGGCGAGATCGTCGCGGTCGCCGGCACGCCCTATGACTTTACCGAAATGCATCCGATCGGCGACCGGATTGGTGAAACCTGGCCGGGCGTGGGGTACGATCACAATCTCTGCGTCGCCCGCTACGACGGCGCGATGCGGCTGGTGGCCGAGGCCGAAGATCCGGAAAGCGGGCGCGGTTTTCAGCTCTTCGCAAACCAGCCCGGCGTCCAGTTCTATACCGCCGGTCACTATCAGGCACAGCCGACTGAAGGCAAGAGCGGCGCTCTTTACCGGGAGTTCGCCGGTTTCGCGCTCGAGACGCAGGCCTACCCCGACAGCCCCAACCACGAAAACTTCCCCTCCGTCGTGCTGCGGCCCGGCGAAACCTACCGCCACCTGATGCGGTTCGATTTCACGGTGAAACAATAA
- the tkt gene encoding transketolase, producing the protein MLNKSPATASSTELANTIRVLSMDAVQKAVSGHPGMPMGMAEIAVALWTRHLKHNPKNPQWYDRDRFVLSNGHGSMLLYSLLHLTGYDLSMDDIRNFRQLHSKTPGHPEHDVTPGVETTTGPLGQGIANAVGMAVAEKMLAASFNKPGHRIVDHNTFVFLGDGCLMEGVSHEACSLAGTLGLGKLIALYDDNGISIDGHVSGWFTDDTPKRFEAYGWQVIRDVDGHDVEAIDAAIAEAKKNTKQPTLICCKTTIGKGSPTYAGDAHCHGNVLGDAEIARVREALGWTLPPFEVPENVYETFNAEEAGKEAESAWDKAFAAYEKAYPAEASEFKRRMSGELPADFDAEMGAFIASAEGLTDTIPMRKASQNVLQMLGDELPELVGLSADLAGSCLSIWDKIEPVTAESGGNYIYCGVREFGLGAMMNGIFLHGGFRPFGGGYVVFSDYQRNAIRMAALMKLGVVYALSHDSIAVGEDGPTHQPIEHLGSLRLMPNLDVWRPADAVEAAIAWETALKHTGTPTLMSLSRQVLPPLARSASQAEAIRRGGYVLAEAEGAPAAVIIATGAETRQALDARAALAKDGIQVRVVSMPSTFVFDSQDAAYKAEVLPAGIPRVSVEAAGTEYWRKYVGLEGGCVGIDTFGESAPPPVLFELFGITAEGVAKTVKSVIG; encoded by the coding sequence ATGCTGAACAAATCTCCCGCCACCGCCTCGTCCACCGAGCTTGCAAACACCATCCGCGTTCTGTCCATGGATGCCGTGCAGAAGGCCGTTTCCGGCCATCCCGGCATGCCGATGGGCATGGCCGAAATCGCCGTCGCGCTGTGGACCCGCCACCTGAAGCACAACCCGAAGAACCCCCAATGGTATGACCGCGACCGCTTCGTGCTGTCGAACGGCCACGGTTCGATGTTGCTCTACAGCCTCTTGCACCTCACCGGATACGACCTGTCGATGGACGATATCCGCAACTTCCGGCAATTGCATTCCAAGACGCCGGGCCATCCCGAACATGACGTGACGCCCGGTGTCGAAACCACGACCGGCCCGCTCGGCCAGGGCATTGCCAATGCCGTCGGCATGGCCGTTGCCGAAAAGATGCTGGCAGCAAGCTTCAACAAGCCCGGCCACAGAATTGTCGACCACAACACCTTCGTTTTCCTCGGTGACGGCTGCCTGATGGAAGGCGTTTCGCATGAAGCCTGCTCGCTCGCCGGCACGCTTGGCCTCGGCAAGCTGATCGCGCTTTACGACGACAACGGCATTTCCATCGACGGCCATGTCAGCGGCTGGTTCACCGATGACACGCCAAAGCGTTTCGAGGCCTATGGCTGGCAGGTGATCCGCGATGTCGATGGCCATGATGTCGAGGCGATCGATGCCGCGATTGCCGAAGCCAAGAAGAACACGAAACAGCCGACGCTGATCTGCTGCAAGACCACGATCGGCAAGGGCTCTCCGACCTATGCCGGGGATGCCCATTGCCACGGCAATGTGCTTGGTGACGCTGAAATCGCCCGCGTGCGCGAAGCGCTCGGCTGGACGCTGCCGCCCTTCGAAGTGCCGGAAAATGTCTACGAGACCTTCAATGCCGAAGAGGCCGGGAAAGAAGCCGAAAGCGCATGGGACAAAGCCTTCGCGGCTTATGAAAAGGCCTATCCCGCTGAGGCTTCCGAGTTCAAGCGCCGCATGAGCGGAGAGCTTCCTGCCGATTTCGATGCCGAGATGGGCGCCTTCATCGCCTCCGCCGAAGGGCTGACGGACACGATCCCGATGCGCAAGGCGAGCCAGAACGTGCTGCAGATGCTGGGCGACGAGCTGCCGGAACTGGTGGGTCTTTCCGCTGACCTTGCCGGCTCCTGCCTGTCCATCTGGGACAAGATCGAGCCGGTGACGGCAGAATCCGGCGGCAATTACATCTATTGCGGCGTGCGCGAGTTCGGCCTCGGCGCGATGATGAACGGCATTTTCCTGCATGGCGGCTTCCGGCCCTTCGGCGGCGGCTATGTGGTCTTCTCCGATTATCAGCGCAACGCCATCCGCATGGCGGCCCTGATGAAGCTCGGTGTGGTCTACGCGCTGTCGCATGACTCGATTGCCGTCGGCGAGGACGGTCCGACCCACCAGCCGATCGAGCATCTGGGCTCGCTGCGCCTGATGCCGAACCTCGATGTCTGGCGTCCGGCCGATGCGGTGGAAGCCGCGATCGCCTGGGAAACGGCGCTGAAGCACACGGGCACGCCGACGCTTATGTCGCTCAGCCGCCAGGTTCTGCCGCCGCTTGCCCGCTCTGCCTCGCAGGCCGAAGCCATCCGCAGGGGCGGCTATGTTCTGGCGGAAGCCGAGGGCGCGCCAGCCGCCGTCATCATCGCCACGGGTGCGGAAACGCGTCAGGCGCTTGATGCCAGGGCAGCGCTCGCGAAGGACGGCATTCAGGTGCGCGTCGTTTCGATGCCGTCGACCTTCGTCTTCGACAGCCAGGACGCAGCCTACAAGGCAGAGGTCCTGCCGGCCGGTATCCCGCGCGTTTCCGTCGAAGCGGCCGGAACCGAATACTGGCGCAAATATGTCGGTCTTGAGGGCGGTTGCGTCGGCATCGACACATTTGGCGAATCCGCTCCCCCGCCGGTCCTGTTCGAACTCTTCGGCATCACCGCCGAAGGGGTCGCCAAGACCGTGAAATCGGTGATCGGCTAA
- a CDS encoding RidA family protein: MTNRYLPTPVLNRVVEKDGLVFVGGTACDDTSLDIAGQTRQTIAKLETYLEAAGSDKSKLLFATIYLSDLSLKPAMSDVWAEWIPAESLPARATICPGDLGPGVLIEVTLIAYK, encoded by the coding sequence GTGACAAACAGATATCTTCCAACCCCTGTCCTCAACCGTGTCGTCGAAAAAGACGGATTGGTCTTTGTCGGCGGCACCGCATGCGACGACACAAGTCTCGATATTGCCGGACAGACCCGCCAGACCATCGCCAAGCTCGAAACCTATCTTGAGGCTGCGGGCTCCGACAAGTCCAAACTGCTGTTCGCGACGATCTATCTCTCCGATCTCAGCCTGAAACCGGCCATGAGCGATGTCTGGGCCGAATGGATCCCGGCCGAAAGCCTGCCGGCGCGCGCCACCATCTGCCCCGGTGATCTTGGCCCTGGCGTGCTGATCGAAGTCACCCTGATCGCCTACAAGTAA
- a CDS encoding Gfo/Idh/MocA family protein produces the protein MTLNIGWIGCGRHATHMLMPQLGRNDMRIAAVCDLNRDAAVSAAWQYGAEAVYGDYAELIDHQGLDAVCMAVGPDLHRIASIAALERGLPVFLEKPPARDAAGAREIAAAAEKAGKPVIVGFMKRYSTGNRIAGNILRGESFGKVLGVTGSYMSGPAYFAGVPDYSGFYLHHCVHYMDLIPWFAGSAFDDMAVRTVETAPGHLLLHLNFTCENGAIGTVVMGTIQSRGTPTEDITIMGDHRRIEIENVINVRYFRNPPFKAEDPAASLAGGADTLSWTPNFTAAANEDHKGYAALMADAAKAFRGEANTAPDITDGVSAMESLERMTALIDDDLRRRRK, from the coding sequence ATGACGCTGAATATCGGCTGGATCGGCTGCGGCCGCCATGCAACCCATATGCTGATGCCGCAGCTTGGCCGCAACGACATGCGCATTGCCGCCGTCTGCGATCTCAACCGCGATGCGGCGGTCTCTGCCGCCTGGCAATATGGCGCCGAGGCCGTCTACGGCGATTATGCGGAGTTGATCGACCACCAGGGACTTGATGCCGTCTGCATGGCCGTCGGCCCCGACCTTCATCGTATTGCGTCAATCGCAGCACTCGAAAGAGGCCTTCCGGTGTTTCTCGAAAAACCGCCGGCGCGCGATGCCGCCGGTGCACGGGAGATCGCCGCCGCCGCGGAAAAAGCGGGCAAGCCCGTCATAGTCGGTTTCATGAAACGTTATTCGACCGGCAACCGGATCGCCGGCAACATCCTTCGTGGTGAAAGCTTCGGCAAGGTGCTCGGGGTCACCGGTTCCTATATGTCCGGTCCCGCCTATTTCGCCGGCGTGCCGGACTATTCCGGCTTCTACCTGCACCACTGCGTCCACTACATGGACCTGATCCCGTGGTTTGCCGGTTCGGCATTCGATGACATGGCGGTGCGCACGGTCGAGACCGCGCCCGGCCACCTGCTGCTGCACCTCAATTTCACCTGCGAGAACGGCGCGATCGGCACCGTTGTCATGGGCACGATCCAGTCGCGCGGGACGCCGACGGAGGACATCACGATCATGGGCGATCATCGCCGTATCGAGATCGAGAATGTCATCAATGTCCGCTATTTCCGCAATCCGCCGTTCAAGGCGGAGGACCCGGCAGCGAGCCTCGCAGGCGGCGCCGACACGCTGAGCTGGACGCCGAATTTCACCGCCGCCGCCAATGAGGACCACAAGGGCTATGCCGCCCTGATGGCCGATGCGGCGAAAGCCTTCCGGGGCGAGGCAAACACCGCCCCCGATATCACCGATGGAGTGAGCGCCATGGAGTCGCTTGAACGCATGACCGCCCTTATCGACGATGATCTCAGGAGACGCCGGAAATGA
- a CDS encoding sugar phosphate isomerase/epimerase → MTNPIGIISMQFARPFGREHMHLFRHMRTLGFDLVELLVPEPEDGLDLKVLKVALDEAGLGVALAARVNLQRSISDADRGIREGGMGYLRHCLEVAHALGASTLGGPLYGAPMVFAGRAPTPVAEEEMKARAARVIEGLGVLAPEAQSAGCKLALEPLNRYETDVISLVSQAITVVDAVNHPALGVLFDTFHANIEEKSIPDAIRLAGNRILYFQANENNRGYPGTGHIDWTGTMQALADVGYLGPLTLEPFRRDDDERIGLPIAQWRPPHEDESEKLKSAIAFIRGLLAKTGGRA, encoded by the coding sequence GTGACCAACCCGATCGGTATCATATCGATGCAGTTTGCCCGGCCCTTCGGCCGGGAGCACATGCACCTCTTCAGGCACATGAGGACGCTCGGCTTCGACCTTGTCGAACTGCTTGTCCCCGAGCCCGAAGATGGTCTTGACCTCAAGGTGCTCAAGGTAGCGCTGGACGAGGCCGGACTTGGCGTGGCGCTGGCCGCCCGCGTCAATCTGCAGCGCTCGATATCCGATGCCGACCGGGGCATCCGCGAGGGGGGCATGGGCTATCTCCGCCATTGCCTCGAAGTCGCCCACGCGCTTGGCGCCTCAACGCTCGGCGGTCCTCTTTACGGGGCACCCATGGTCTTTGCGGGTCGCGCGCCAACGCCTGTCGCTGAAGAGGAAATGAAAGCCCGCGCTGCGCGGGTGATCGAAGGGCTTGGCGTTCTTGCGCCCGAAGCCCAGTCGGCCGGCTGCAAACTCGCGCTCGAACCGCTCAATCGCTACGAGACCGACGTCATCTCGCTGGTCTCGCAGGCCATCACCGTCGTCGACGCCGTCAACCACCCGGCCCTCGGCGTCCTTTTCGACACCTTCCACGCCAATATCGAGGAAAAGTCCATTCCCGATGCGATCCGGCTTGCGGGGAATCGTATTCTCTATTTCCAGGCGAACGAGAACAATCGCGGCTATCCGGGCACCGGCCATATCGACTGGACCGGAACCATGCAGGCGCTCGCCGATGTCGGTTATCTGGGCCCGCTGACGCTGGAGCCGTTCCGCCGTGACGATGACGAGCGCATCGGCCTGCCGATTGCCCAGTGGCGGCCTCCGCATGAAGACGAGAGCGAGAAGCTGAAATCGGCCATCGCCTTCATCCGCGGCCTTCTCGCGAAGACGGGAGGTCGGGCATGA